The following proteins come from a genomic window of Micromonospora echinofusca:
- a CDS encoding alpha/beta fold hydrolase, with the protein MTTRLPGRLVPLLRRGARPACVLLPGAGGGLHPYLRLAAAIGRTHNVAAVRAAGLLPDEEPELSIAEMADAAAQALDADGTVPAAVFGWSLGGSVAWELCVRLAERGHLPDLVLVDASPLPRRATAGEDARVRETIVGMLGPRPDPATVERVRRVFDTQVAALADYRADRSYAGRVLMLMCTDEEFAFRAEAEARWRELAPELSAGRLDAGHFDVFDPERLPQLVDEVTPFLGRAASGAVLQ; encoded by the coding sequence GTGACGACCAGGCTGCCCGGCCGGCTGGTCCCCCTGCTGCGGCGGGGCGCCCGACCGGCGTGCGTACTGCTGCCGGGCGCCGGCGGCGGGCTGCACCCCTACCTGCGGCTCGCGGCGGCGATCGGCAGGACCCACAACGTCGCGGCCGTACGCGCGGCCGGCCTGCTGCCCGACGAGGAGCCGGAACTCAGCATCGCCGAGATGGCCGACGCGGCGGCGCAGGCGCTGGACGCGGACGGCACGGTCCCGGCGGCCGTCTTCGGCTGGTCCCTCGGCGGCTCGGTCGCCTGGGAGCTGTGCGTCCGGCTGGCCGAGCGGGGGCACCTGCCCGACCTGGTGCTGGTGGACGCCTCGCCGCTGCCGCGCCGCGCCACGGCCGGCGAGGACGCCCGCGTCCGCGAGACCATCGTCGGGATGCTCGGGCCGCGTCCCGACCCGGCGACCGTCGAGCGGGTCCGGCGGGTCTTCGACACGCAGGTCGCCGCCCTCGCGGACTACCGGGCCGACCGGTCGTACGCCGGCCGCGTGCTGATGCTGATGTGCACCGACGAGGAGTTCGCGTTCCGCGCCGAGGCCGAGGCCCGGTGGCGGGAACTCGCGCCGGAGCTGAGCGCCGGGCGGCTCGACGCGGGGCACTTCGACGTCTTCGACCCCGAGCGCCTGCCGCAGCTGGTCGACGAGGTGACGCCGTTCCTCGGCCGGGCCGCCTCCGGGGCGGTGCTGCAGTGA
- a CDS encoding SDR family NAD(P)-dependent oxidoreductase translates to MSPLAVVSGGTRGIGLTFSRRLVKLGHRVVAPYRSDAVAAASAAAELGDAFHPIRLDVADAAAVDVAVETVLAEHGPPTVLVNNAGINVDRPFLEMSTEDWRRVLDTNLSGVFHLTRGFAPAMLAAEGDGVIVNVGATTGIRPRRNGANYCASKAGLLQLTKCLALELAPRIRVNCLIPGMTETDELVTRFRLDDPAARAAVVAEIPRGRIGTTEEIADALEFLVGPASGYLTGQKLIVDGGQFMW, encoded by the coding sequence GTGAGCCCACTGGCGGTCGTCAGCGGCGGCACCCGGGGCATCGGGCTCACCTTCAGCCGCCGGCTGGTGAAGCTGGGGCACCGGGTGGTCGCGCCGTACCGGAGCGACGCCGTCGCGGCGGCGTCGGCGGCGGCCGAGCTCGGCGACGCGTTCCACCCCATCCGGCTCGACGTCGCCGACGCCGCCGCGGTCGACGTCGCCGTGGAGACGGTCCTCGCCGAGCACGGCCCGCCGACCGTGCTGGTGAACAACGCGGGCATCAACGTCGACCGGCCGTTCCTGGAGATGTCGACCGAGGACTGGCGGCGGGTGCTCGACACGAACCTCTCCGGCGTCTTCCACCTGACCCGGGGGTTCGCGCCGGCGATGCTGGCGGCCGAGGGCGACGGCGTGATCGTCAACGTGGGCGCCACCACCGGCATCCGCCCCCGCCGCAACGGCGCGAACTACTGCGCCAGCAAGGCCGGCCTGCTCCAGCTCACCAAGTGCCTGGCGCTGGAGCTGGCGCCCCGGATCAGGGTCAACTGCCTGATCCCGGGCATGACCGAGACCGACGAGCTGGTGACGCGGTTCCGGCTGGACGATCCGGCCGCCCGGGCGGCGGTGGTAGCGGAGATCCCCCGGGGCCGCATCGGCACCACCGAGGAGATCGCCGACGCCCTGGAGTTCCTCGTCGGGCCGGCGAGCGGATACCTGACCGGGCAGAAGCTGATCGTGGACGGTGGGCAGTTCATGTGGTGA
- a CDS encoding glutamate-5-semialdehyde dehydrogenase, which translates to MTDVDDILDGATRARAELPPPGDRRYDRYCEALADRLSSGWADVLAANATDVARGTEAGLGPELVDRLALGKRHLDALVDLIARTRAALPAVTAPTAGHRAGNGATVRRLPKPLGVVLMIFEARPTVTVEGALLPVAVGNVAVLRGGAEIAATNRALAVVVGRALEDAGLPAGTVGVVIDPDRRLVRALLKRHDAVDVLIPRGSPSLIDYCLTSSTIPVIASGGGVNHLYVDRSADLELAARIALDSKLGEPTACNTLELVLAHADVAEELTRALLRAGAGLTEPWLLRVDPRLSAVAPAGAPVAELTAADDGREFLERAVGIRPVAGLDEAVAHIRRFGSRHTEGVVAADPAVVDAFLAGVDAAALVVNGSLRLHDGPTMGLGPELSIATGRLHVRGPVDLSALLTWSWVVDAGGRLRGAGTEEA; encoded by the coding sequence GTGACCGATGTGGACGACATCCTGGACGGCGCGACGCGGGCCCGGGCCGAGCTGCCCCCGCCCGGCGACCGGCGCTACGACCGGTACTGCGAGGCGCTCGCCGACCGGCTCTCCTCCGGCTGGGCCGACGTCCTGGCAGCGAACGCCACCGACGTGGCCCGGGGCACCGAGGCGGGCCTCGGCCCCGAACTGGTCGACCGCCTGGCGCTCGGCAAGCGCCACCTCGACGCGCTGGTCGACCTGATCGCACGCACCCGTGCGGCGCTGCCGGCGGTGACCGCCCCGACCGCCGGACACCGCGCCGGCAACGGCGCCACCGTACGCCGGCTGCCCAAGCCGCTCGGCGTGGTTCTGATGATCTTCGAGGCCCGGCCGACGGTGACGGTGGAGGGCGCCCTGCTGCCCGTGGCGGTCGGCAACGTGGCCGTCCTGCGCGGCGGGGCGGAGATCGCGGCCACCAACCGGGCCCTCGCCGTCGTCGTCGGCCGGGCACTGGAGGACGCGGGGCTGCCCGCCGGCACGGTAGGGGTCGTCATCGACCCCGACCGGCGGCTGGTACGGGCCCTGCTGAAGCGGCACGACGCGGTCGACGTCCTCATCCCCCGCGGCAGCCCGTCCCTGATCGACTACTGCCTGACCAGCTCCACCATCCCCGTCATCGCCAGCGGCGGCGGCGTCAACCACCTCTACGTCGACCGCAGCGCCGACCTGGAGCTGGCCGCCCGGATCGCCCTGGACAGCAAGCTGGGCGAGCCCACCGCCTGCAACACCCTCGAACTGGTGCTCGCCCACGCGGACGTGGCCGAGGAGCTGACCCGGGCCCTGCTGCGGGCCGGCGCCGGGCTGACCGAGCCGTGGCTGCTGCGGGTCGACCCCCGGCTGAGCGCCGTCGCGCCCGCCGGGGCGCCGGTGGCCGAGCTGACCGCAGCCGACGACGGCCGGGAGTTCCTGGAACGCGCGGTCGGCATCCGGCCCGTCGCCGGCCTCGACGAGGCGGTGGCCCACATCCGCCGCTTCGGTTCCCGGCACACCGAGGGCGTGGTGGCCGCCGACCCGGCCGTCGTGGACGCGTTCCTGGCCGGGGTGGACGCCGCCGCGCTGGTGGTCAACGGCTCCCTGCGCCTGCACGACGGCCCGACGATGGGGCTGGGACCGGAGCTGTCCATCGCCACCGGCCGGCTGCACGTACGCGGTCCCGTCGACCTGTCCGCCCTGCTGACCTGGAGCTGGGTCGTCGACGCCGGGGGCCGGCTGCGCGGCGCCGGGACGGAGGAGGCATGA
- a CDS encoding phosphopantetheine-binding protein, giving the protein MTDRARINEAVKRLVVRESRLAVDPATVDDLEPLNGDLLRVNSLGFLGMLVRLEDELDVTLPDDIFAGRVFTTVADLVDVVADVVKEES; this is encoded by the coding sequence ATGACCGACCGGGCCCGGATCAACGAGGCGGTGAAACGGCTGGTCGTACGCGAGTCGCGGCTCGCGGTCGACCCCGCCACGGTCGACGACCTCGAACCGCTCAACGGCGACCTGCTGCGGGTCAACTCGCTGGGCTTCCTCGGCATGCTCGTCCGCCTCGAGGACGAACTCGACGTGACCCTGCCGGACGACATCTTCGCCGGGCGGGTCTTCACGACCGTCGCCGACCTGGTCGACGTCGTCGCGGACGTGGTGAAGGAGGAGTCGTGA
- a CDS encoding TrpB-like pyridoxal phosphate-dependent enzyme — MTETPRAWRSVLPHLGYELPADVTPADTGGPVTATLPLELIRQSVSTREFWPIPEPVAERYRAYRPAPLWRARRFEAEIGATVPVYVKYEGGNISGSHKFNTALAQAHYYHRAGFRELVTGTGAGQWGSALAAACAAFGMACTVFMVGGSLRDKPYRGSLMRLYGAELHASPSPLTGVGRAAAERPGQGNSLALAIGEAVEYARADPKRAFCIGSGETYSILHQSVIGLESIDQLAALDATVDAVIGCVGAGSNFGGLALPFFAADAAGEREVPADLIAVESSTTPKLTRGVYAYDHTDSTGTGPMEAMYTIGSGYAIPASHSAGLRFHGAAKLVSAMRHRDQVSALAVGQREALTAGRTFALTELVLPAPESGHALAAAARVATGREPAHPARHGVLVCVSGHGLLDLAAYDKLLAGLPEDRPADADALRAATASLRAVHPT; from the coding sequence GTGACCGAGACACCCCGGGCCTGGCGCAGCGTCCTGCCGCACCTCGGCTACGAGTTGCCCGCGGACGTGACGCCGGCGGACACCGGCGGCCCGGTGACCGCCACCCTGCCGCTGGAGCTGATCCGGCAGAGCGTCTCGACCCGGGAGTTCTGGCCGATCCCTGAGCCGGTGGCCGAGCGCTACCGGGCCTACCGGCCGGCGCCGCTGTGGCGGGCCCGCCGCTTCGAGGCCGAGATCGGGGCGACGGTGCCGGTCTACGTGAAGTACGAGGGCGGCAACATCTCGGGCAGCCACAAGTTCAACACCGCGCTGGCGCAGGCCCACTACTACCATCGCGCGGGCTTCCGGGAGCTGGTCACCGGCACCGGCGCCGGGCAGTGGGGCAGCGCCCTCGCCGCCGCGTGCGCCGCGTTCGGCATGGCCTGCACCGTCTTCATGGTCGGCGGGAGCCTGCGCGACAAGCCGTACCGGGGCAGCCTGATGCGCCTCTACGGCGCGGAGCTGCACGCCAGCCCCAGCCCGCTGACGGGGGTGGGCCGCGCCGCCGCCGAGCGGCCGGGGCAGGGCAACAGCCTGGCGCTGGCCATCGGCGAGGCCGTCGAGTACGCCCGGGCGGACCCGAAGCGGGCGTTCTGCATCGGCAGCGGCGAGACGTACAGCATCCTGCACCAGTCGGTGATCGGCCTGGAGTCGATCGACCAGCTCGCCGCCCTCGACGCCACCGTGGACGCGGTGATCGGCTGCGTGGGCGCCGGCAGCAACTTCGGCGGGCTGGCCCTGCCGTTCTTCGCCGCCGACGCGGCCGGCGAGCGGGAGGTGCCCGCCGACCTGATCGCGGTGGAGTCCAGCACCACCCCGAAGCTGACCCGGGGCGTGTACGCCTACGACCACACCGACTCCACCGGCACCGGCCCGATGGAGGCGATGTACACGATCGGCAGCGGGTACGCGATCCCCGCGTCGCACTCGGCGGGGCTGCGCTTCCACGGCGCGGCGAAGCTCGTCTCCGCCATGCGGCACCGGGACCAGGTCTCGGCGCTGGCGGTGGGCCAGCGGGAGGCGTTGACCGCCGGCCGGACGTTCGCCCTGACCGAGCTGGTGCTGCCCGCGCCGGAGTCGGGGCACGCGCTGGCCGCCGCCGCCCGGGTGGCGACCGGCCGCGAACCGGCACACCCGGCACGGCACGGGGTGCTGGTCTGCGTCAGCGGGCACGGCCTGCTCGATCTGGCCGCGTACGACAAGCTCCTCGCCGGTCTGCCCGAGGACCGGCCGGCCGACGCGGACGCGTTGCGGGCGGCGACGGCGTCGCTCCGCGCGGTCCACCCGACGTGA